The Kitasatospora setae KM-6054 genome contains a region encoding:
- a CDS encoding HAD family hydrolase — translation MIEAVLFDLDGTLMDHEGAAEAAVLAGVAAELPGRDFDRDEVLRVWRRLERRDYDRYLAGELTVQQQRRSRATAFAAHLGLGEWPAERADAWFAGFLRRYERSWRAYPDAPQAVREAGSGRRLGVITNGEGDIQRRKLRAVGLAELAPHTTASAEAGCAKPDPAIFHLACRTLGVAPEHTAYVGDRLDVDAEAATAAGLLGIWLDREPSGERPSVPRIHSLAELALLLG, via the coding sequence GTGATCGAAGCGGTGCTGTTCGACCTCGACGGCACGCTGATGGACCACGAGGGCGCGGCCGAGGCGGCCGTCCTGGCCGGGGTCGCGGCGGAACTGCCCGGACGCGACTTCGACCGCGACGAGGTGCTGCGGGTCTGGCGCCGCCTGGAGCGCCGCGACTACGACCGCTACCTGGCGGGCGAGTTGACCGTCCAGCAGCAGCGCCGGAGCCGGGCGACCGCCTTCGCCGCGCACCTCGGCCTGGGGGAGTGGCCGGCCGAACGGGCCGACGCCTGGTTCGCCGGTTTCCTGCGCCGCTACGAGCGCTCCTGGCGGGCCTACCCCGACGCGCCGCAGGCGGTGCGCGAGGCGGGCAGCGGGCGGCGGCTCGGCGTGATCACCAACGGCGAGGGCGACATCCAGCGCCGCAAGCTGCGCGCCGTCGGCCTGGCCGAACTCGCCCCGCACACCACCGCCTCCGCCGAGGCGGGCTGCGCCAAGCCCGATCCGGCGATCTTCCACCTGGCCTGCCGCACCCTCGGCGTCGCCCCCGAACACACCGCGTACGTCGGCGACCGCCTCGACGTGGACGCCGAGGCGGCCACCGCAGCCGGCCTGCTGGGCATCTGGCTGGACCGCGAGCCGAGCGGCGAACGCCCGTCCGTCCCCCGGATCCACTCCCTCGCCGAACTCGCCCTCCTGCTGGGCTGA
- a CDS encoding ADP-ribosylglycohydrolase family protein — protein MTDPSDDPVFDALQGLSVGDALGAQFFVPDTARRHLDARTDPPAPWPWTDDTEMACSVHAAWRERGTIDTFDLTHAFARRHDFDRGYGPAANRLLRLIREGGDARRLAAELFDGQGSFGNGAAMRTAPLGAAFAADPAAAVRPAADTAVITHTHPQAVDGAIAVAVAAALAVRARTEPTTPARHLRAVAALTPPGAVRRGLADAARITDRTDPGAAAALLGNGSRTSAADTVPYALWCAAHWLDDYPGAVWAAIGAGGDVDTVAAITGGVVAARTGTAGIPARWLAAREPLPGWAFPAPLRPAPRPLTPMRLPRAHPVPDLRWSDHHWHRYRTGLRTPHWLTRTTEGVLHLHRADTGAETWSLAFAAAKDGWRPVAAHAEAHPAHFAGPARLTDALLELEAGA, from the coding sequence ATGACTGATCCCTCTGACGACCCCGTGTTCGACGCCCTCCAGGGCCTGTCCGTCGGCGACGCGCTCGGCGCCCAGTTCTTCGTCCCCGACACCGCCCGCCGCCACCTCGACGCCCGCACCGACCCGCCCGCCCCCTGGCCGTGGACCGACGACACCGAGATGGCCTGCTCGGTGCACGCCGCCTGGCGCGAGCGCGGCACCATCGACACCTTCGACCTCACCCACGCCTTCGCCCGCCGGCACGACTTCGACCGCGGCTACGGCCCGGCCGCCAACCGGCTGCTGCGGCTGATCCGCGAGGGCGGCGACGCCCGCCGCCTCGCCGCCGAACTCTTCGACGGCCAGGGCTCGTTCGGCAACGGCGCGGCCATGCGCACCGCCCCGCTCGGCGCCGCCTTCGCCGCCGACCCGGCCGCCGCCGTCCGCCCGGCCGCCGACACCGCCGTGATCACCCACACCCACCCGCAGGCCGTGGACGGCGCGATCGCGGTGGCCGTCGCCGCCGCCCTCGCCGTCCGCGCCCGCACCGAACCCACCACGCCCGCACGGCACTTGCGGGCCGTCGCCGCCCTCACCCCACCCGGCGCCGTCCGCCGCGGCCTGGCCGACGCGGCCCGGATCACCGACCGTACCGACCCAGGCGCGGCCGCCGCCCTGCTCGGCAACGGCAGCCGCACCAGCGCCGCCGACACCGTCCCGTACGCGCTGTGGTGCGCCGCGCACTGGCTGGACGACTACCCGGGCGCCGTGTGGGCCGCGATCGGCGCGGGCGGCGACGTCGACACCGTCGCCGCGATCACCGGCGGCGTGGTCGCCGCCCGCACCGGCACCGCCGGGATCCCGGCCCGCTGGCTGGCGGCCCGCGAACCCCTCCCCGGCTGGGCGTTCCCCGCCCCGCTGCGCCCCGCCCCGCGCCCGCTCACCCCGATGCGGCTGCCCCGCGCCCACCCGGTGCCCGACCTGCGCTGGTCCGACCACCACTGGCACCGCTACCGCACCGGCCTGCGCACCCCGCACTGGCTGACCCGCACCACCGAGGGCGTCCTGCACCTGCACCGCGCCGACACCGGAGCCGAGACCTGGTCGCTCGCCTTCGCCGCCGCCAAGGACGGCTGGCGCCCGGTCGCCGCCCACGCCGAGGCCCACCCCGCCCACTTCGCGGGCCCCGCCCGGCTGACCGACGCCCTGCTCGAACTGGAGGCGGGCGCCTGA
- a CDS encoding SOS response-associated peptidase gives MCGRFVSTTPPADLVPLLGVTDWDPTEALAPNWNVAPTAPITAVLDRVDADTGEVSRQLRVLRWGLVPSWAKDRSGAARLINARSETVDQKPSFRRAFAKRRCVIPADGYYEWRPVPAADGRKAYKQPYFLSTGGVMLMAGLYEFWRDATLPEDHPAAWLATATILTTDATDRAGRVHDRMPLLVPPAALDDWLDPARTHRDDLRHLLERPADGDLRVRAVPTTVNRVADNGPELLADAPDPLGLSDQA, from the coding sequence ATGTGCGGTCGTTTCGTCTCCACCACCCCTCCCGCGGACCTGGTCCCGCTGCTCGGCGTCACCGACTGGGACCCGACCGAGGCCCTCGCGCCGAACTGGAACGTCGCCCCGACCGCCCCGATCACCGCGGTGCTCGACCGGGTGGACGCCGACACCGGCGAGGTGAGCCGCCAACTGCGGGTGCTGCGCTGGGGATTGGTGCCGTCCTGGGCGAAGGACCGGTCCGGCGCGGCCCGGCTGATCAACGCCCGCTCGGAGACCGTCGACCAGAAGCCCTCGTTCCGCCGGGCGTTCGCCAAGCGCCGCTGCGTCATCCCCGCCGACGGCTACTACGAGTGGCGCCCGGTGCCCGCCGCCGACGGCCGCAAGGCGTACAAGCAGCCGTACTTCCTCTCCACCGGCGGCGTCATGCTGATGGCCGGGCTGTACGAGTTCTGGCGGGACGCCACCCTCCCCGAGGACCACCCGGCGGCCTGGCTGGCGACCGCGACCATCCTCACCACCGACGCCACCGACCGGGCCGGCCGGGTGCACGACCGGATGCCGCTGCTCGTCCCGCCCGCCGCCCTGGACGACTGGCTCGACCCCGCCCGCACCCACCGGGACGACCTCCGCCACCTGCTGGAACGCCCCGCCGACGGCGACCTGCGGGTCCGGGCCGTCCCGACCACCGTCAACCGGGTCGCCGACAACGGCCCGGAACTGCTCGCCGACGCCCCGGACCCGCTCGGCCTGTCCGACCAGGCGTAG
- a CDS encoding (2Fe-2S)-binding protein: MTAADPLAALGPYFAVRADPAPPPGFRPLAELYGERGPLAARVAEVARVLGTGEPRVAASTAHLGLAARLWSVALGAAVATGRVPELGRAWFALPPQGPFDLWVPAGGVAADVEVLERLVWEGQLAPLAAAVRTLTPLAPGLLAGNAASALVGAARQLGSVPHLRAPAAELTRELLARPALAGTGAVSAPGGPLAFRRASCCLYYRVPAGGLCGDCVLTRPPGR, encoded by the coding sequence ATGACGGCCGCCGACCCGCTGGCCGCGCTCGGCCCGTACTTCGCCGTCCGCGCCGACCCGGCGCCGCCGCCGGGGTTCCGGCCGCTGGCCGAACTGTACGGGGAGCGGGGGCCGTTGGCGGCGCGGGTGGCCGAGGTGGCGCGGGTGCTGGGGACGGGCGAGCCGCGGGTGGCGGCGTCGACGGCGCACCTGGGGCTGGCGGCGCGGCTGTGGTCGGTGGCGCTGGGGGCGGCGGTGGCGACCGGGCGGGTGCCGGAGCTGGGCCGGGCGTGGTTCGCGCTACCGCCGCAGGGACCGTTCGACCTGTGGGTACCGGCGGGCGGGGTGGCGGCGGACGTCGAGGTGCTGGAACGACTCGTGTGGGAGGGGCAGTTGGCGCCGCTGGCGGCGGCGGTGCGGACGCTGACGCCGCTCGCGCCGGGGCTGCTGGCGGGCAACGCGGCCTCCGCGCTGGTGGGCGCGGCCCGGCAGTTGGGGTCGGTGCCGCACCTGCGGGCGCCGGCGGCCGAGCTGACGCGCGAACTGCTGGCCCGTCCGGCGCTGGCGGGGACGGGCGCGGTGTCGGCGCCCGGCGGCCCACTGGCGTTCCGCCGGGCGTCGTGCTGCCTGTACTACCGGGTGCCGGCCGGCGGCCTGTGCGGCGACTGCGTGCTCACCCGACCACCGGGGCGCTGA
- a CDS encoding LamG-like jellyroll fold domain-containing protein, with product MAPPVVSAPPTESAESLAVAEAQRTGRPVEVAVLRSENSDVVAQPDGRLLSTTYVRPQRVRKAGGWVDLDPTLAVLPSGAVAPKATTADLEFSGGGSQPLVRMTRAGRELRLAWPKALPTPVVDGATAEYRSVLPGVDLRLTASPTGFSQVLVVHTPAAAKNPELDALRLGLRADGLTVRQEADGSLKAVDAAGSGTVFETPVPVMWDSAALPAPTAPTAPTAPTAPSTAGQDAKSPSDKGRTGKDAAEQGTSEKDALEKSAARKDAPGEGAKMTRLKVGLPKDGMVLAPDRAMLDDPATVYPVMIDPAWNTPVATDWAGVSRTYPNQTYWHFTYDTYVHDWGVGYCGDTSRCAPLDVKRAFFQVPSDGFVGKQILKATFGTYESHSYSCSARPVELWNTNYINSGLTWNKQNAAGFWSRKVQTINAAKGYTGCGGGWLEWGGDADPGLKALVQDAANWGWPTVTLGLKAENESDAYGWKRFTDDAYLQVYYNARPNQISTADMAISPGSACQPQATSVKVNKVPEATVKRATDPDGEAIGVQFALNWDDGTGFTRRWWSTGAEATPPSSADFKASGSLFSWPLPTTLNLPQNSQISWEARVWDGYAWSPWSSEGGATACYFSVDSTAPPGPDISSPIFPGSTSSGASLPWSDGVGRTGGFTVKSSSTDVVRYEWGLDTSPSPGNKVTTSGGAAQTITVQPQTPGLHTLSVRAVDGAGNVSVPTTYYFNVLSGQPQRSGWAMAESSGTTLAGTGGSYTLTSSSGVTVGAAGHTGEAISMDGTTSVGGSPNGYAETRGTVLDTTRGFTVSAWVNLTEGTRNRTAVSQIGTHMSRFALGMMNDQWRMWTTDKDAEGFAFQLASSTAPVVYGQWTHLTGVYDPAAQTYTLYVNGVAGTPVASAAAWQSSGPLEIGRSKYRGAMTDPWKGSVDDVKVWDRALGAADVARVATDQPVTTGRGAKAAWSFDGTAANPVGAGEADALTLSGGALPGQTGPVGKAVHFDGVDDYARGTRPQVDGSRDFSVSAWVRLSKPAAGDTAAKVAVSQTGQYAGEFTLYYSTAWNQWVFGRYKEDSLTSTLVSARQPDCAPGTVTNGVPCFAGATDEWVHLIGVSDSVAKKTRLYVNGYPVGESDYTQTAPWAAPGPVQLGAGSRSNQNLEYFKGDIGEVRLYDRVVTSAEAAAMVQQNPQLIGRWKLDSATGTPATAPEDLLPGAGATLGGDAAIHSGGGILTPGGTLALDGSGDYAATGTLPLHTNQSFTLAGWVNTAGVPDRDMTVLSVAGTNNSAVVLRWHSKGLNADYEPYGEWQAEVRDGDGSGAVRTTATHSRGSQRGGWIHLAVTYDAFTDRLVLYVNGVPQNQTCAGTPTDCVPYASDIGAPQPYEGGGALQFGRSRQGGGWAEDLSGELDDVWAFQNALTVTQVLKLAAGGNALDSRTGI from the coding sequence GTGGCCCCTCCCGTGGTGTCGGCACCCCCGACCGAGAGCGCGGAGTCGCTGGCGGTCGCCGAGGCGCAGCGGACCGGCAGGCCGGTGGAGGTCGCGGTGCTGCGCAGTGAGAACTCCGACGTGGTGGCCCAGCCCGACGGCCGGCTGCTGTCGACGACTTACGTGCGGCCCCAGCGGGTGCGCAAGGCCGGCGGCTGGGTGGACCTGGACCCGACGCTGGCGGTGCTGCCGAGCGGTGCGGTGGCGCCGAAGGCGACGACGGCCGACCTGGAGTTCTCGGGCGGCGGCAGCCAACCGCTGGTGCGGATGACCCGGGCCGGGAGGGAATTGCGGCTGGCCTGGCCGAAGGCGCTGCCGACGCCCGTGGTGGACGGCGCGACCGCGGAGTACCGCTCGGTGCTGCCCGGGGTCGACCTGCGGCTGACCGCGTCCCCGACGGGGTTCAGCCAGGTCCTGGTGGTGCACACCCCGGCGGCCGCGAAGAACCCCGAGCTGGACGCGCTCCGCCTCGGTCTGCGGGCCGACGGCCTGACGGTGCGCCAGGAGGCCGACGGTTCGCTGAAGGCGGTGGACGCGGCCGGTAGCGGCACCGTCTTCGAGACCCCCGTGCCCGTCATGTGGGACTCGGCGGCACTTCCCGCCCCGACCGCCCCGACTGCCCCGACTGCCCCGACTGCCCCGTCGACTGCCGGCCAGGACGCGAAGTCCCCGTCCGACAAGGGCCGTACGGGGAAGGACGCCGCCGAGCAGGGCACCTCCGAGAAGGACGCCCTCGAGAAGAGTGCCGCCAGGAAGGACGCGCCCGGCGAGGGCGCGAAGATGACCCGGCTGAAGGTGGGCCTGCCGAAGGACGGCATGGTCCTCGCTCCGGACCGGGCGATGCTGGACGACCCGGCCACGGTCTACCCGGTGATGATCGACCCGGCCTGGAACACCCCGGTGGCGACGGACTGGGCCGGCGTCTCGCGCACGTACCCGAACCAGACCTACTGGCACTTCACCTACGACACGTACGTGCACGACTGGGGTGTCGGCTACTGCGGCGACACCTCGCGCTGCGCGCCGCTGGACGTGAAGCGGGCGTTCTTCCAGGTCCCGAGCGACGGGTTCGTCGGGAAGCAGATCCTGAAGGCCACCTTCGGCACGTACGAGAGCCACTCGTACTCGTGCTCGGCGCGCCCGGTGGAGCTGTGGAACACCAACTACATCAACTCCGGCCTGACCTGGAACAAGCAGAACGCGGCCGGGTTCTGGAGCCGCAAGGTGCAGACCATCAACGCGGCGAAGGGCTACACCGGCTGCGGCGGCGGCTGGCTGGAGTGGGGCGGTGATGCCGATCCGGGGCTGAAGGCCCTGGTCCAGGACGCGGCGAACTGGGGCTGGCCGACCGTCACCCTCGGTCTGAAGGCGGAGAACGAGTCGGACGCGTACGGCTGGAAGCGCTTCACCGACGACGCCTACCTGCAGGTCTACTACAACGCGCGCCCGAACCAGATCTCCACCGCCGACATGGCGATATCGCCGGGTTCGGCGTGCCAGCCCCAGGCCACGAGCGTCAAGGTCAACAAGGTCCCGGAGGCCACCGTCAAGCGGGCCACCGACCCGGACGGCGAGGCGATCGGCGTCCAGTTCGCCCTGAACTGGGACGACGGCACGGGCTTCACCCGCCGCTGGTGGTCCACCGGGGCGGAGGCGACGCCGCCGTCGTCCGCGGACTTCAAGGCGTCCGGTTCGCTGTTCAGTTGGCCGCTGCCGACCACCCTGAACCTGCCGCAGAACTCCCAGATCAGCTGGGAGGCCCGGGTCTGGGACGGCTACGCCTGGAGCCCGTGGTCCTCCGAAGGGGGCGCGACGGCCTGCTACTTCAGCGTCGACAGCACCGCGCCGCCCGGCCCGGACATCAGCTCGCCGATCTTCCCGGGCTCCACCAGCTCCGGCGCGTCCCTGCCCTGGAGCGACGGCGTGGGCCGGACCGGCGGCTTCACCGTGAAGTCGTCCTCCACCGACGTGGTCAGGTACGAGTGGGGCCTGGACACCTCCCCGTCCCCCGGCAACAAGGTGACCACCAGCGGCGGCGCGGCGCAGACCATCACGGTCCAGCCCCAGACGCCGGGACTGCACACGCTCTCGGTGCGGGCCGTCGACGGCGCCGGCAACGTCTCGGTGCCCACGACGTACTACTTCAACGTGCTCAGCGGGCAGCCGCAGCGCTCCGGCTGGGCCATGGCGGAGAGTTCCGGAACCACACTGGCCGGCACCGGCGGCAGCTACACGCTGACCTCCTCGTCGGGTGTGACCGTCGGCGCGGCCGGGCACACCGGTGAGGCGATCAGCATGGACGGCACGACCTCCGTGGGCGGCTCGCCCAACGGCTACGCCGAGACCCGCGGCACGGTGCTCGACACCACCAGGGGCTTCACCGTCTCGGCCTGGGTCAACCTCACCGAGGGCACCCGCAACCGGACCGCGGTCAGCCAGATCGGCACCCACATGAGCCGCTTCGCCCTGGGCATGATGAACGACCAGTGGCGGATGTGGACCACCGACAAGGACGCCGAGGGCTTCGCCTTCCAACTGGCCTCCTCCACCGCACCGGTGGTGTACGGGCAGTGGACCCACCTGACCGGCGTGTACGACCCCGCCGCCCAGACGTACACCCTGTACGTCAACGGCGTGGCCGGCACCCCGGTCGCCTCCGCCGCCGCCTGGCAGTCCAGCGGCCCGCTGGAGATCGGCCGCTCCAAGTACCGCGGCGCGATGACCGACCCGTGGAAGGGCTCGGTCGACGACGTCAAGGTCTGGGACCGCGCGCTGGGCGCCGCCGACGTCGCCCGGGTCGCCACCGACCAGCCGGTCACCACCGGCCGGGGCGCCAAGGCGGCCTGGAGCTTCGACGGGACCGCCGCCAATCCGGTCGGCGCGGGCGAGGCCGACGCCCTGACGCTCTCCGGCGGCGCGCTGCCCGGCCAGACCGGTCCGGTCGGCAAGGCGGTGCACTTCGACGGTGTGGACGACTACGCCCGGGGCACCCGTCCGCAGGTCGACGGCAGCCGGGACTTCTCCGTCTCGGCCTGGGTCAGGCTGTCCAAGCCGGCCGCGGGCGACACCGCCGCCAAGGTCGCGGTCAGCCAGACCGGCCAGTACGCCGGCGAGTTCACGCTGTACTACTCCACCGCCTGGAACCAGTGGGTCTTCGGCCGCTACAAGGAGGACAGCCTCACCAGCACCCTGGTGAGCGCCCGGCAGCCCGACTGCGCGCCCGGCACCGTGACCAACGGCGTGCCGTGCTTCGCCGGCGCGACCGACGAGTGGGTGCACCTGATCGGGGTCAGCGACAGCGTCGCGAAGAAGACCCGGCTCTACGTCAACGGCTATCCGGTCGGCGAGTCCGACTACACCCAGACCGCGCCCTGGGCCGCCCCCGGCCCGGTCCAGCTCGGCGCGGGCAGCCGCTCGAACCAGAACCTGGAGTACTTCAAGGGCGACATCGGCGAAGTACGGCTCTACGACCGGGTGGTGACCTCGGCCGAGGCCGCCGCGATGGTCCAGCAGAATCCGCAGCTGATCGGCCGCTGGAAGCTCGACAGCGCCACCGGCACCCCCGCCACCGCTCCCGAGGACCTGCTGCCCGGCGCGGGCGCGACCCTCGGCGGCGACGCCGCGATCCACTCCGGCGGCGGGATCCTGACCCCCGGCGGCACCCTGGCCCTCGACGGGAGCGGTGACTACGCGGCCACCGGCACCCTGCCGCTGCACACCAACCAGAGCTTCACGCTCGCCGGCTGGGTGAACACCGCCGGCGTCCCCGACCGGGACATGACCGTCCTGTCGGTCGCCGGAACGAACAACAGCGCGGTGGTGCTGCGCTGGCACTCCAAGGGCCTGAACGCCGACTACGAGCCGTACGGCGAATGGCAGGCCGAGGTCCGCGACGGGGACGGCAGCGGTGCCGTCCGCACCACCGCCACCCACAGCCGGGGCAGCCAGCGCGGCGGCTGGATCCACCTCGCGGTGACCTACGACGCGTTCACCGACCGGCTGGTGCTGTACGTCAACGGCGTCCCGCAGAACCAGACCTGCGCCGGCACCCCGACGGACTGCGTCCCGTACGCCTCCGACATCGGTGCCCCGCAGCCCTACGAGGGCGGTGGCGCGCTGCAGTTCGGCCGCTCGCGGCAGGGCGGCGGCTGGGCGGAGGACCTGTCCGGCGAGCTGGACGACGTCTGGGCCTTCCAGAACGCCCTGACGGTGACGCAGGTCCTGAAGCTCGCCGCCGGCGGGAACGCGCTGGACAGCCGTACCGGCATCTGA